A genomic window from Rhizobium sp. EC-SD404 includes:
- a CDS encoding ActR/PrrA/RegA family redox response regulator transcription factor, protein MINEDVADGDIGPDPSLLLVDDDAPFLKRLARAMETRGFVVETAESVAEGLAKAKAAPPKYAVVDMRLGDGNGLDIIDAIRQRRTDTRMIVLTGYGNIATAVNAVKLGAIDYLAKPADADEVAAALTRKPGEKAEPPENPMSADRVRWEHIQRVYEMCERNVSETARRLNMHRRTLQRILAKRAPR, encoded by the coding sequence ATGATCAACGAGGATGTTGCCGACGGCGATATCGGCCCGGATCCCTCATTGCTGCTCGTGGATGACGACGCGCCGTTCCTGAAACGGCTCGCGCGCGCCATGGAAACCCGCGGCTTCGTGGTGGAAACGGCTGAATCCGTGGCGGAAGGCCTCGCCAAGGCGAAAGCCGCTCCTCCGAAATATGCGGTGGTCGACATGCGGCTCGGCGACGGCAACGGTCTCGACATCATCGATGCGATCCGTCAGCGCCGGACCGACACAAGGATGATCGTCCTGACCGGCTATGGCAACATCGCGACGGCTGTGAACGCCGTAAAGCTCGGTGCGATCGATTATCTTGCAAAACCCGCCGATGCCGACGAGGTCGCTGCGGCGCTCACCCGCAAGCCCGGCGAAAAAGCCGAGCCGCCGGAAAATCCGATGTCGGCCGACCGTGTCCGCTGGGAGCACATTCAGCGCGTCTACGAAATGTGCGAACGCAACGTGTCTGAAACCGCCCGTCGGCTGAACATGCATCGCCGCACACTGC
- a CDS encoding ActS/PrrB/RegB family redox-sensitive histidine kinase, with protein MAVADNSLSGRDRFSRYRLRLQTLTRLRWLAVVGQSLTVLIVAFILEFPFPVLLCFALIASSAWLNIFLTFRYPATHRLSPPAALGVLGFDVLQLSGLLFMTGGLVNPFSVLMSVPVIISTASQPIRQTLILGALTIAAVTLLAAFHLPLPWYPGIIYEAHLVLVTGIWIAIVSTTLFAAFYVHRVSSEANELADALTATELTLQREQHLFALDGLAAAAAHELGTPLATISVVVKEMERALGSDERYREDLQLLRSQTERCRDILRRLTTLSTDDEEHMRKLPLSSMLEEVVDPHREFGVEIEVTIEAVTDEEPVGLRNAGILYGLGNLVENAVDFAQEKVRVDARYDRDRVDIVISDDGPGFSPEILVKIGEPFVTRRTAGKDKRAGGLGLGLFIAKTLLERTGATVVFENGSSEQQGAVIRLSWPRAAMDAAGSAQRLPQAAKLPYVTSG; from the coding sequence ATGGCGGTTGCCGACAATTCCTTGAGCGGGCGCGATCGATTTTCGCGCTACCGGCTGCGCCTCCAGACATTGACGCGGCTGCGGTGGCTTGCCGTCGTGGGCCAGTCGCTGACGGTGCTGATCGTCGCTTTCATCCTGGAATTCCCTTTCCCGGTTCTCCTCTGTTTCGCGCTCATCGCATCCTCGGCCTGGCTGAACATCTTCCTGACGTTTCGCTATCCGGCCACGCACCGCCTGAGCCCGCCGGCAGCGCTCGGCGTTCTCGGCTTCGACGTGCTGCAGCTGTCCGGTCTGCTGTTCATGACGGGCGGGCTCGTCAATCCGTTCTCGGTCCTGATGAGCGTGCCGGTCATCATCTCCACGGCTTCGCAGCCTATTCGCCAGACGCTCATTCTCGGTGCACTGACGATCGCGGCCGTCACGCTTCTGGCGGCTTTTCACCTGCCGTTGCCCTGGTATCCGGGCATCATCTACGAGGCACATCTGGTGCTGGTGACCGGCATCTGGATCGCGATCGTCTCGACCACGCTTTTTGCCGCCTTTTACGTCCATCGCGTGTCGTCCGAAGCCAACGAACTTGCCGACGCGCTGACGGCGACCGAATTGACGCTGCAGCGCGAACAGCATCTCTTCGCTCTCGATGGTCTGGCTGCTGCCGCCGCCCATGAGCTGGGCACGCCGCTCGCCACCATTTCGGTCGTGGTGAAGGAAATGGAGCGTGCGCTCGGCTCCGACGAACGCTACCGCGAAGACCTGCAGCTGTTGCGCTCACAGACCGAGCGATGCCGAGACATTCTGCGGCGCCTGACGACGCTGTCGACCGATGACGAGGAGCATATGCGCAAGTTGCCGCTCTCCTCGATGCTGGAAGAAGTCGTCGACCCACACCGCGAATTCGGCGTCGAGATCGAGGTCACGATCGAGGCCGTCACCGACGAGGAACCGGTTGGCCTGCGCAATGCCGGCATTCTCTACGGTCTTGGCAATCTGGTCGAAAACGCGGTCGATTTCGCCCAGGAGAAGGTTCGGGTGGATGCGCGCTACGACCGGGACCGCGTGGATATCGTCATCTCCGACGACGGCCCGGGCTTCTCGCCCGAGATTCTCGTCAAGATCGGCGAACCTTTCGTGACCAGGCGAACTGCTGGCAAGGACAAGCGCGCCGGCGGTTTGGGACTGGGGCTCTTCATCGCCAAGACGCTTTTGGAGCGCACCGGCGCGACGGTCGTCTTCGAAAACGGATCGAGTGAACAGCAGGGGGCGGTCATCCGCCTGAGCTGGCCGCGCGCTGCCATGGATGCCGCCGGTTCAGCCCAGAGATTGCCCCAGGCTGCGAAACTCCCATATGTAACGAGTGGATAG
- the hrpB gene encoding ATP-dependent helicase HrpB has protein sequence MFEAAARALPVGAVLDDLAAALDAQGAAVLAAPPGAGKTTLVPLKLLDAPWRGDGRIILLEPRRLAARAAARRMADLLGEEVGDTVGYRMRLDTRISKRTRIEVVTEGVFVRMILDDPELSGIAAVIFDEFHERALDADFALALVLDVRAALRADLRLLVMSATLDTARVSALIEAPVIESAGRAFPVEMRYRERRAGDRIEDAMAEAIRSALAEETGSILAFLPGQAEIRRTAERLEGRLSPGTVLAPLFGMMDGAAQDRAIRPAAPGSRKIVLATSIAETSLTIDGVRVVIDSGLQRLPHFEPATGITRLETVRVSRASADQRAGRAGRTEPGVAIRLWRAEQTAALPAFTPPEILSSDLSGLILDSAAWGVPDPTVLAFIDPPPAPALKEARALLVELGALDPAGGLTAIGRAIRGLGLPARLAAMVASAPRASRPDAADIAVLLTEQGLGGPSIDVAERLRRWRSEKGDRASAARELSRRIVKNLDDAGEAVQKLSIGGLLALAYPDRVARNRGGRGRYLMANGRGAELDPHDPLAGEEWLVIADLTGRAGAQRIQAAAAIDPGEVETLVETRGVDGDECMFDTESRSVRARHVRRLGAIVLEERAIPVPTDERTTEALADGVRRLGVDALPWSDNGRQLRARLGFLNRSIGDPWPAMDDDGLVTKLAVWFTPYQSGVRAFDRIAPGSLTEGLMALAPYDLHRILEAEAPTHFVVPTGSRIPIRYDGDVPVLAVRVQELFGLASHPTIAKGRLPLLLELLSPAHRPIQTTRDLPGFWAGSWADVRADMRGRYPKHPWPEDPARAEPTRRAKPRGS, from the coding sequence ATGTTTGAAGCTGCGGCGCGGGCTCTGCCGGTCGGCGCCGTTCTCGATGACCTTGCCGCTGCGTTGGATGCGCAAGGCGCGGCCGTGCTGGCCGCTCCTCCCGGTGCCGGCAAGACCACGCTCGTCCCGCTCAAGCTGCTCGACGCACCCTGGCGCGGTGACGGCCGGATCATCCTCCTGGAACCGCGCCGGCTGGCTGCCCGCGCCGCCGCGCGCCGTATGGCCGATCTTCTCGGTGAAGAGGTCGGCGATACGGTCGGCTACCGCATGCGGCTCGACACGAGGATATCGAAGCGAACGCGCATCGAGGTCGTGACCGAAGGCGTCTTCGTGCGGATGATCCTGGATGATCCCGAGCTCTCCGGCATCGCGGCGGTCATCTTCGACGAATTCCATGAGCGCGCGCTCGATGCCGATTTCGCCCTCGCCCTCGTTCTGGATGTGCGCGCGGCGCTGCGTGCCGATCTTCGTCTGCTCGTCATGTCGGCGACGCTCGACACCGCCCGCGTCTCAGCCTTGATCGAGGCGCCTGTTATCGAAAGCGCGGGCCGGGCCTTTCCGGTCGAGATGCGTTACCGCGAACGCAGGGCAGGTGACCGCATCGAGGATGCCATGGCCGAAGCGATCCGTTCGGCGCTCGCCGAAGAGACGGGATCGATCCTGGCGTTCCTGCCCGGCCAGGCCGAAATCCGCCGCACGGCCGAGCGGCTCGAAGGCCGCCTGTCTCCAGGCACGGTGTTGGCACCGTTGTTCGGCATGATGGACGGCGCAGCGCAGGATCGTGCGATACGGCCGGCGGCGCCGGGATCGCGCAAGATCGTGCTCGCGACCTCGATCGCGGAAACGTCGCTGACGATCGACGGCGTACGCGTCGTCATCGACAGCGGCCTGCAGCGTCTGCCGCATTTCGAACCGGCAACGGGGATCACGCGGCTGGAGACGGTGCGGGTGTCGCGTGCGTCCGCCGATCAGCGCGCTGGACGCGCCGGACGTACCGAGCCCGGCGTCGCGATCAGGCTTTGGCGCGCCGAGCAGACCGCGGCACTGCCGGCCTTCACGCCGCCGGAAATACTGTCGAGCGATCTTTCCGGATTGATCCTCGACAGCGCTGCGTGGGGCGTGCCCGATCCGACGGTGCTTGCCTTCATCGATCCACCGCCGGCGCCTGCTCTCAAGGAAGCGCGGGCTTTGCTGGTCGAACTCGGCGCCCTCGATCCCGCTGGCGGACTGACCGCTATAGGACGCGCGATCCGCGGGCTCGGGCTTCCCGCCCGCCTCGCGGCAATGGTTGCGTCGGCGCCGCGTGCAAGCCGCCCCGATGCGGCGGACATCGCCGTGCTTTTGACGGAGCAAGGACTGGGCGGACCGTCCATCGATGTGGCCGAACGGCTTCGTCGTTGGCGCAGCGAAAAGGGTGACCGGGCATCCGCAGCGCGCGAGCTGTCCCGCCGTATCGTCAAAAACCTGGACGATGCTGGCGAGGCCGTGCAGAAGCTGTCGATTGGGGGACTTCTGGCGCTTGCCTATCCCGATCGCGTTGCCCGCAACCGCGGCGGCAGGGGCCGCTATCTCATGGCCAATGGCCGCGGCGCCGAACTCGATCCGCACGATCCGCTTGCCGGTGAGGAATGGCTGGTGATTGCCGATCTCACCGGCCGCGCCGGTGCCCAGCGCATCCAGGCCGCGGCCGCTATCGATCCGGGTGAAGTGGAGACACTTGTCGAAACGCGCGGCGTCGACGGCGACGAATGCATGTTCGATACCGAAAGCCGATCGGTGCGCGCCCGCCATGTCCGCCGCCTGGGCGCCATCGTCCTGGAAGAGCGCGCGATACCGGTGCCGACTGATGAGCGGACGACGGAAGCGCTGGCCGACGGCGTGCGCCGGCTCGGCGTCGACGCGCTGCCTTGGAGCGACAATGGCCGGCAATTGCGCGCGCGTCTCGGCTTCCTCAACCGATCGATCGGGGACCCTTGGCCTGCGATGGACGACGATGGACTTGTAACCAAGCTGGCCGTTTGGTTCACGCCGTACCAGTCGGGCGTGCGCGCCTTCGATCGGATCGCACCGGGAAGCCTGACCGAAGGCCTGATGGCCCTCGCACCCTATGATCTGCACCGCATACTCGAGGCAGAGGCGCCGACCCATTTCGTCGTGCCGACCGGCTCGCGCATCCCGATCCGCTACGATGGCGACGTGCCGGTGCTGGCGGTGCGGGTGCAGGAGCTCTTCGGCCTCGCGTCCCATCCGACGATCGCGAAGGGGCGCCTGCCGCTGCTGCTGGAGCTGTTGTCGCCGGCCCATCGGCCGATCCAGACGACCCGCGATCTACCGGGCTTCTGGGCCGGCTCATGGGCCGATGTGCGTGCCGATATGCGCGGACGCTACCCCAAGCACCCATGGCCGGAAGATCCGGCGCGGGCCGAACCGACGCGCAGGGCAAAACCGCGCGGTTCGTGA
- a CDS encoding ATP-binding cassette domain-containing protein, which translates to MTQPERAGLSLRDIAIRLDGRLLIALDAHVAPGETLTVMGPSGSGKSTLLAYIGGFLDPIFQAEGQVRVDGVDLTALPADARHAGILFQDPLLFPHMSVASNIAFALPSDVKGRANRRAIAEKALADVDLAGFGPRDPDTLSGGQKARVALQRVLLSRPRLLLLDEPFAKLDMSLRAQTRRLVFDQARAAKLPVILVTHDTADAEAAGGAVFEMNGAP; encoded by the coding sequence ATGACACAGCCTGAAAGAGCGGGACTTAGTCTCCGCGACATCGCGATCCGTCTCGACGGCCGCCTGCTGATCGCACTCGACGCCCATGTGGCGCCGGGCGAGACGCTGACCGTGATGGGCCCGTCCGGCTCCGGCAAATCGACGCTGCTCGCTTATATCGGCGGATTTCTCGATCCGATTTTCCAGGCCGAGGGGCAGGTGCGCGTCGATGGCGTCGACCTGACGGCCCTGCCGGCCGACGCGCGCCATGCCGGCATCCTGTTTCAGGATCCGCTCCTCTTTCCGCATATGTCGGTTGCTTCCAACATCGCCTTTGCCCTTCCGTCGGACGTGAAGGGACGGGCAAACCGCCGCGCGATCGCCGAGAAGGCGCTGGCGGACGTGGATCTCGCCGGCTTCGGTCCGCGCGATCCCGATACGCTCTCGGGCGGGCAGAAAGCGCGTGTGGCCCTGCAGCGCGTGCTCCTGTCACGCCCCCGCCTGCTTTTGCTGGACGAGCCTTTCGCCAAGCTCGACATGAGCCTGCGGGCGCAGACGCGACGGTTGGTCTTCGATCAGGCGCGGGCGGCGAAACTGCCTGTCATCCTTGTCACGCACGATACGGCCGATGCTGAGGCCGCCGGCGGTGCGGTCTTCGAGATGAACGGCGCGCCATGA
- a CDS encoding ABC transporter permease subunit codes for MTLARFAPPLTIGILILPLVFGLVGTVLPAFGYLPALGGTSITTSHFAELFAMPAIWRSAWLSLFVGLATTAVSLGIVMLFVAGWSQTRMFQRVQHLLSPLLAIPHAAAAFGLAFLIAPSGYLIRLAAPVFGIERPPDLLIINDPLGLSMMAGLIVKEIPFLFLVTLAALPQLPHRQTMQLTSAMGYGRVAGFTYALAPRVYRQIRFAVYAVIAYATSVVDVAIILGPNLPPTLPVWLLRWMNDPDLSVRFLASAGAVLQLSVTVAALALWWLFERCVAFAITTACEGGIRFRRDRALRILSLMATAIAGLIVFAGVVLLGLWSVSAFWQFPDLWPQALSLSTWRSALPRILDPLATTLLAGLASTLIALLLTIGCLEREIETGKTAGSRALLAIYMPLMVPQIAFVFGLQVLFVASGTDQRFAALVFVHLIFVLPYVFLSLSDPWRALDRRYDRVAAGLGRSRLVTLFSIRLPMLARAIATAAAVGFAVSVGQYLPTVLIGEGRLTTITTEAVALASGGNRRVIGVYAFLQTLLPFLAFAIASLVPALLFRGRRSMRV; via the coding sequence ATGACCCTCGCTCGTTTCGCTCCTCCGCTGACGATCGGCATCCTGATCCTGCCGCTCGTCTTCGGCCTCGTTGGCACGGTCCTGCCGGCTTTCGGCTATCTGCCGGCACTCGGCGGAACGAGCATTACGACATCCCATTTCGCCGAACTCTTCGCCATGCCGGCGATCTGGCGCTCTGCATGGCTCAGCCTGTTCGTCGGTCTGGCGACGACGGCGGTCTCGCTCGGGATCGTCATGCTGTTCGTGGCGGGCTGGTCTCAGACGCGAATGTTCCAGCGCGTCCAGCATCTGCTATCGCCGCTGTTGGCGATCCCCCATGCGGCCGCCGCGTTCGGGCTCGCTTTCCTCATCGCGCCGTCCGGATATCTGATCCGGCTCGCAGCACCCGTCTTCGGGATCGAGCGGCCGCCCGATCTTTTGATCATCAACGACCCGCTCGGCCTTTCGATGATGGCCGGCCTGATCGTCAAAGAGATCCCGTTCCTCTTTCTGGTGACGCTCGCGGCCCTGCCACAGCTGCCGCACCGCCAGACGATGCAGCTGACATCGGCGATGGGCTATGGCCGGGTCGCCGGCTTCACCTATGCACTTGCGCCGCGCGTCTACCGGCAGATCCGTTTCGCCGTCTATGCGGTGATCGCCTATGCGACCTCGGTCGTGGATGTAGCGATCATCCTCGGTCCCAATCTGCCGCCCACGTTGCCGGTGTGGCTGCTGCGCTGGATGAACGATCCGGATCTCTCGGTGCGGTTCCTGGCATCTGCCGGAGCAGTCCTGCAATTGTCGGTCACCGTCGCGGCGCTTGCGCTGTGGTGGCTCTTCGAGCGGTGCGTCGCGTTTGCGATCACGACAGCCTGTGAGGGCGGCATTCGTTTTCGCCGCGACAGGGCCTTGAGGATTCTATCGCTGATGGCCACCGCGATTGCGGGGCTGATCGTCTTCGCCGGCGTGGTGCTGCTCGGCCTGTGGTCCGTCTCGGCCTTTTGGCAGTTTCCGGACCTCTGGCCGCAGGCACTGTCGCTCTCCACATGGCGAAGCGCATTGCCGCGCATTCTCGATCCGCTGGCGACGACGCTGCTCGCCGGGCTCGCTTCGACGCTGATCGCGCTTCTGCTCACGATCGGGTGTCTCGAGCGTGAGATCGAGACCGGCAAGACGGCTGGCAGCCGGGCGCTTCTGGCAATCTACATGCCGCTGATGGTGCCCCAGATCGCTTTCGTCTTCGGCCTGCAGGTGCTGTTCGTTGCGAGCGGCACCGACCAGCGCTTCGCCGCACTCGTTTTCGTACACCTGATCTTCGTGCTCCCTTACGTGTTCCTGTCGCTGTCCGATCCCTGGCGCGCGCTCGACCGCCGTTATGACCGTGTCGCGGCGGGCCTGGGACGATCGCGGCTCGTGACCCTCTTCAGCATTCGCCTGCCGATGCTGGCGCGTGCCATTGCGACGGCTGCGGCGGTCGGCTTTGCCGTTTCCGTCGGTCAGTACCTGCCGACGGTGCTGATCGGTGAGGGGCGGCTGACGACGATCACCACCGAAGCGGTGGCGCTTGCATCCGGTGGCAATCGGCGGGTCATCGGCGTCTATGCCTTTCTGCAGACGCTTCTCCCGTTTCTCGCCTTCGCGATTGCCTCGCTCGTGCCTGCGCTGCTATTTCGCGGTCGTCGATCCATGCGCGTCTGA
- a CDS encoding ABC transporter substrate-binding protein — protein MLMGLTRILFAAAIGLSLSSSLHAADIDPKNWDAVLEEARGQTVYFNAWGGSENINAYLEWVSSEASARFGVEIVHVKLDDTANAVARVVAERTAGRDEGGSVDLIWINGENFVAMKEQDLLLSPGWAQDLPNWQYVDFENQPSILTDFTVPTEGLQSPWGGAKLVFFYDEARTDAADLPQDADGLLAWAKENPGRFSYPAPPDFIGSSFLKQVLSEVIDDRQKLQQPVDPETFEADVAPLFAYLDELHSVAWRSAAAFPQNYPDMKQKLADGELDIIFAFNPAEASAGIAAGELPDTVRSFTFPGGTLGNTHFVAVPYNSSAAAGALVVADFLISPEAQLRKQDPAYWGDPTVLSMAKLDDADRAAFDGLELGVATLAPDELGPIIDEPHASWMERIEDEWRRRYIAGN, from the coding sequence ATGCTGATGGGGCTCACACGGATTCTCTTTGCCGCGGCGATCGGTCTATCGCTGTCTTCTTCCCTCCACGCCGCTGACATCGACCCGAAAAACTGGGATGCCGTGCTGGAAGAAGCCCGTGGCCAGACGGTTTATTTCAACGCCTGGGGCGGGTCCGAGAACATCAACGCCTATCTCGAATGGGTGTCCAGCGAGGCGAGCGCGCGCTTCGGCGTCGAAATCGTGCATGTGAAGCTGGACGACACGGCCAATGCCGTCGCCCGCGTCGTCGCCGAGCGCACCGCCGGTCGCGATGAAGGCGGTTCGGTCGACCTCATCTGGATCAATGGCGAGAACTTCGTCGCGATGAAGGAGCAGGATCTGCTTCTCTCGCCGGGCTGGGCGCAGGATTTGCCGAATTGGCAATATGTGGATTTCGAGAACCAGCCCTCGATCCTGACGGATTTCACCGTGCCGACGGAGGGCCTGCAGAGCCCATGGGGCGGCGCCAAGCTCGTCTTCTTTTATGACGAAGCCCGCACCGATGCGGCCGATCTTCCGCAGGATGCCGACGGACTTCTCGCCTGGGCGAAGGAAAATCCCGGCCGCTTCTCCTATCCTGCCCCGCCTGATTTCATCGGTTCGTCCTTCCTCAAGCAGGTGCTGAGCGAAGTGATCGACGATCGCCAAAAGCTGCAACAGCCGGTCGATCCCGAAACCTTCGAGGCGGACGTCGCACCGCTCTTTGCCTATCTCGACGAACTTCACAGCGTTGCCTGGCGCTCGGCTGCAGCCTTTCCGCAGAACTATCCGGACATGAAGCAGAAGCTGGCTGACGGCGAGCTGGACATCATCTTTGCGTTCAATCCGGCCGAAGCGTCGGCGGGGATTGCCGCCGGTGAATTGCCGGATACGGTGCGCTCCTTCACCTTCCCGGGAGGCACGCTCGGCAACACGCATTTCGTCGCCGTGCCGTACAATTCGTCCGCTGCCGCCGGTGCGCTTGTCGTCGCGGATTTCCTGATCTCGCCCGAGGCGCAGCTGCGCAAGCAGGATCCGGCCTATTGGGGCGATCCGACCGTGCTTTCCATGGCCAAGCTGGACGACGCCGATCGCGCAGCCTTCGATGGACTCGAACTCGGTGTTGCGACGCTTGCCCCGGACGAACTCGGACCGATCATCGACGAGCCCCACGCATCCTGGATGGAGCGGATCGAAGATGAGTGGCGCCGCCGTTATATCGCCGGCAATTGA
- the yihA gene encoding ribosome biogenesis GTP-binding protein YihA/YsxC, giving the protein MTAESTLADTNLFLKPWIFIRGVPSMKFLPPEGPPEIAFAGRSNVGKSSLINALLIQKGLARTSNTPGRTQELNYFVPDGYSGAADDLPPLALVDMPGYGYAQAPKEQVDQWTKLVFDYLRGRATLKRVYVLIDARHGIKPNDEEVLDLLDKAAVSYQLVLTKTDKIKAAGVPRLISETLAKIAKHPAAFPEVLATSSEKSGGIEELRAAMLRAARD; this is encoded by the coding sequence GTGACTGCCGAAAGCACGCTCGCCGATACCAATCTCTTCCTGAAGCCGTGGATCTTCATCCGCGGCGTGCCTTCCATGAAGTTCCTGCCGCCCGAGGGTCCGCCGGAAATCGCCTTCGCCGGTCGGTCCAATGTGGGCAAGTCGTCGCTGATCAACGCGCTCCTGATCCAGAAGGGCCTTGCGCGCACGTCCAACACGCCGGGTCGCACCCAGGAGCTCAACTATTTCGTCCCGGACGGCTATTCGGGCGCCGCAGACGACCTGCCACCGCTGGCACTGGTCGACATGCCGGGCTACGGCTATGCTCAGGCGCCGAAGGAACAGGTCGACCAGTGGACGAAGCTCGTCTTCGACTATCTCCGGGGCCGCGCGACGCTGAAACGCGTCTACGTGCTCATCGATGCGCGCCATGGCATCAAGCCGAACGACGAGGAAGTGCTGGATCTGCTCGACAAGGCGGCCGTTTCCTACCAGCTGGTCCTGACCAAGACCGACAAGATCAAGGCCGCTGGCGTGCCGCGGCTGATCTCCGAAACGCTCGCCAAGATCGCCAAGCACCCCGCAGCCTTTCCGGAAGTTTTGGCGACCTCCTCCGAAAAGAGCGGCGGCATCGAGGAGTTGCGGGCCGCCATGCTGCGCGCCGCACGGGATTAG